From the Eleutherodactylus coqui strain aEleCoq1 chromosome 7, aEleCoq1.hap1, whole genome shotgun sequence genome, one window contains:
- the UQCR11 gene encoding cytochrome b-c1 complex subunit 10: protein MLVKLLGPRYAQLARTWVPTLSAWGSVGAVGLIWATDWRLFLDYVPYINGRFKPEK from the exons ATGCTGGTGAAGCTGCTTGGACCGCGCTACGCACAGCTGGCCCGGACGTG GGTTCCGACGCTGTCCGCCTGGGGGTCGGTGGGAGCGGTCGGCCTCATCTGGGCTACCGACTGGCGGCTCTTCCTGGATTACGTCCCCTACATCAACGGCCGCTTCAAGCCGGAGAAGTGA